One uncultured Alphaproteobacteria bacterium genomic region harbors:
- a CDS encoding conserved exported hypothetical protein (Evidence 4 : Homologs of previously reported genes of unknown function), with the protein MKSLMSGLAAAAAGVVLGAAVASTAVAAEYPARPIQIIVPYNAGGGTDLSTRLFAQALEKALNGTAVVRNQPGGGGSIGTSATAHAKADGYTIGTGSQGPIAMLPHYGGIDYTINDFDFLALQARNLMVIGVGKNAPFQDAKGFFEYAKAHPGELTVGNSGAGGANHIAMEGLAMAAGVKVKSMPFGGAVAAVTAVLGGHIQAAVASPAEFLTHVRAGNITPILVMEDARIEQYPDTPTAKELGVDFAWSSWKGIVAPKGLPKDVRAKLAAGVEKALKDPTYVEKMKELGEFLDYRPGDKYEALARHDSEIAEKVIRSLGMYGMNAKK; encoded by the coding sequence ATGAAATCACTGATGTCCGGGCTCGCGGCGGCCGCCGCGGGGGTGGTCCTCGGGGCCGCGGTGGCGAGCACGGCGGTGGCGGCGGAGTATCCCGCACGGCCGATCCAGATCATCGTACCCTACAACGCCGGCGGCGGCACCGATCTCTCCACCCGCCTGTTCGCCCAGGCGCTCGAGAAGGCGCTCAACGGCACCGCGGTGGTGCGCAACCAGCCGGGCGGCGGCGGCTCGATCGGCACCAGTGCGACCGCGCACGCCAAGGCCGACGGCTACACCATCGGCACGGGTTCCCAGGGGCCGATCGCGATGCTGCCGCACTACGGCGGGATCGACTACACCATCAACGATTTCGATTTCCTTGCCCTCCAGGCGCGCAACCTGATGGTGATCGGCGTCGGCAAGAACGCGCCGTTCCAGGATGCCAAGGGCTTCTTCGAGTACGCCAAGGCGCATCCGGGCGAACTCACCGTCGGCAACTCGGGTGCGGGCGGCGCCAACCACATCGCCATGGAAGGCCTCGCGATGGCCGCCGGGGTGAAGGTCAAGAGCATGCCGTTCGGCGGCGCGGTGGCGGCGGTCACGGCGGTGCTCGGCGGCCACATTCAGGCCGCGGTGGCGAGCCCGGCGGAATTCCTCACCCACGTGCGCGCCGGCAACATCACCCCGATTCTGGTGATGGAGGACGCGCGCATCGAGCAGTATCCCGACACCCCGACCGCCAAGGAACTCGGCGTCGACTTCGCGTGGTCGTCGTGGAAGGGCATCGTCGCGCCCAAGGGTCTGCCCAAGGACGTGCGCGCCAAGCTCGCGGCCGGTGTCGAGAAGGCTCTGAAGGACCCGACCTACGTCGAGAAGATGAAGGAACTCGGCGAGTTCCTCGACTATCGCCCGGGCGACAAGTACGAGGCCCTGGCGCGCCACGACTCCGAGATCGCGGAGAAGGTGATCCGCTCCCTCGGGATGTACGGCATGAACGCCAAGAAGTGA
- a CDS encoding putative ABC transporter ATP-binding protein DR_2469 (Evidence 3 : Function proposed based on presence of conserved amino acid motif, structural feature or limited homology) gives MIEFDQVTMRFGELTVLDRISLSIGERRVAVVGANGSGKSTFARLLNGLVAPTEGRVRIDGLDTAKDARAVRRKVGFVFQNPDNQIVYPLVEEDIAFGLKNLKLPKAEIAARVDAVLARYGMESLRRRPAHLLSGGQKQMLAISAVLVMEPDYVVFDEPTTLLDLRNKRRVTRAIAEMPQTAVVVSHDLEFLEDFERVLVFEGGGIVCDAPPAVALPFYRDLMAATPDV, from the coding sequence ATGATCGAATTCGACCAAGTCACCATGCGGTTCGGCGAACTCACCGTGCTGGACCGCATCAGCCTGTCGATCGGCGAACGGCGGGTGGCGGTGGTCGGCGCCAACGGTTCCGGCAAGAGCACCTTCGCACGCCTGCTCAACGGTCTCGTCGCGCCCACCGAGGGGCGCGTCCGCATCGACGGCCTCGATACCGCGAAGGACGCCCGCGCGGTGCGGCGCAAGGTCGGCTTCGTCTTCCAGAACCCCGACAATCAGATCGTCTACCCGCTGGTCGAGGAAGACATCGCCTTCGGGCTCAAGAACCTCAAGCTGCCGAAGGCCGAGATCGCCGCCCGCGTCGACGCGGTGCTGGCGCGCTACGGCATGGAGAGCCTGCGCCGCCGCCCGGCGCACCTCCTCTCCGGCGGGCAGAAGCAGATGTTGGCGATTTCGGCGGTGCTGGTGATGGAGCCCGATTACGTCGTCTTCGACGAGCCGACGACCCTGCTCGATCTGCGCAACAAGCGCCGCGTCACCCGCGCCATCGCCGAGATGCCGCAGACCGCGGTGGTGGTTTCCCACGATCTCGAATTCCTCGAGGACTTCGAACGGGTGCTGGTGTTCGAAGGCGGCGGCATCGTCTGCGATGCGCCGCCCGCGGTCGCGCTGCCGTTCTATCGCGACCTGATGGCGGCGACTCCGGATGTTTGA
- a CDS encoding putative phage integrase (Evidence 3 : Function proposed based on presence of conserved amino acid motif, structural feature or limited homology), with the protein MAVTLTNTAVFSAKPREKAYKLFDGQGLFLNVTPTGGKLWRLKYRFGGKEKLLSLGKYPEISLATARELAFEARKQLSLGVDPGAAKQAAKAKAVEDGLTFATVAEEWYVKRAAAVAEITSRHIRHRLDKFLLPDLGNLPIKSIVPRQILTPLRRVEERGHAHSARRALQICGQVFRYGVACGYVESDPTRDLRGALTMETTTHQQSITEPKSVGALLRAIWDYEGSPVVVLALRMAVYVFVRPGELRHAEWSEIDFDAAEWRIPAAKMKMRQTHIVPLAKQTLEVLAELHPFTGKGRYLFPSERTVLRPISNGTLNAALRRMGYSKDEIVAHGFRSMASTLLNEQGWNRDAIERQLAHAEGNSVRRAYNYAEHLPERRKMMQAYADHLDGLRLGAKVIRLSGGQ; encoded by the coding sequence GTGGCTGTAACCCTCACAAATACCGCTGTTTTCTCGGCCAAGCCGCGCGAAAAAGCCTACAAGCTTTTCGACGGACAGGGACTCTTCCTCAACGTGACGCCAACCGGCGGAAAACTCTGGCGATTGAAGTACCGCTTCGGCGGCAAGGAAAAGCTTCTGAGCCTCGGAAAATACCCCGAAATCAGCCTCGCCACCGCGCGCGAGCTGGCATTCGAGGCCCGCAAGCAGTTGTCCCTCGGGGTCGACCCCGGCGCAGCCAAGCAAGCCGCCAAGGCGAAAGCGGTGGAAGACGGCCTCACCTTCGCGACCGTCGCCGAGGAATGGTATGTGAAGCGCGCGGCCGCCGTCGCCGAAATCACCTCCCGGCACATCCGCCACCGCCTCGACAAGTTCCTCCTGCCCGACCTGGGCAATCTCCCCATCAAGTCGATTGTGCCGCGCCAGATCCTCACGCCGCTTCGGCGCGTCGAGGAACGCGGACACGCCCACTCTGCCCGGCGGGCGCTTCAGATATGCGGACAGGTGTTCCGCTACGGAGTCGCCTGCGGCTATGTGGAATCCGACCCCACGCGCGACCTGCGGGGCGCGCTGACGATGGAAACCACCACCCATCAGCAGAGCATCACCGAGCCGAAGTCCGTGGGGGCGCTGCTGCGCGCCATCTGGGACTATGAAGGCTCCCCCGTGGTCGTGCTGGCGTTGCGGATGGCCGTCTATGTATTCGTTCGCCCCGGCGAGCTACGCCACGCCGAATGGTCGGAGATCGACTTCGACGCGGCGGAATGGCGCATCCCGGCGGCGAAGATGAAGATGCGGCAGACCCACATCGTCCCGCTCGCCAAGCAGACCTTGGAAGTGCTGGCGGAGCTTCACCCCTTCACCGGCAAGGGGCGATACCTCTTCCCCTCGGAACGCACCGTACTGCGCCCGATCAGCAACGGAACGCTGAACGCCGCCCTCCGGCGCATGGGGTACAGCAAGGACGAGATCGTTGCCCACGGCTTCCGCAGCATGGCCAGCACGCTTCTGAACGAGCAAGGATGGAACCGCGACGCCATCGAGCGCCAGCTTGCGCACGCCGAAGGCAACAGCGTTCGCCGCGCCTATAACTACGCGGAACACCTGCCCGAGCGGCGGAAGATGATGCAGGCATATGCCGACCACCTCGACGGCCTCCGCCTTGGCGCGAAGGTCATCAGACTATCCGGGGGACAATAG
- a CDS encoding conserved membrane hypothetical protein (Evidence 4 : Homologs of previously reported genes of unknown function), producing the protein MFEISLARETWLHRLPAGVKLAVLALAGAAVFLVGDHRVLGGFVGVAVLLPVSAWLPIRAVAKQCLPAAILIALLALFHVLTGEPETAFEVSARLGTVILLAVTLTLTTRVSAMVEAIETAARPLRAIGVDPAKVGLTLSLAIRFIPVLFALVGEVREAQKARGLEGNVVAVVMPLLVRTLKMADDLADAIAARGYDAE; encoded by the coding sequence ATGTTTGAGATCAGCCTCGCGCGCGAGACCTGGCTGCACCGCCTCCCCGCCGGGGTCAAGCTGGCGGTGCTGGCGCTCGCGGGCGCGGCGGTGTTCCTGGTCGGCGACCATCGGGTGCTCGGCGGCTTCGTCGGCGTCGCGGTGCTGCTGCCGGTTTCGGCGTGGCTGCCGATCCGCGCGGTGGCGAAGCAGTGCCTGCCCGCGGCGATCCTGATCGCGCTGCTGGCGCTGTTTCACGTCCTTACCGGCGAGCCGGAAACCGCCTTCGAGGTTTCCGCGCGCCTCGGCACGGTGATCCTTCTGGCGGTGACGCTCACGCTCACCACCCGCGTCTCGGCGATGGTCGAGGCGATCGAGACGGCGGCGCGCCCGCTCCGCGCGATCGGCGTCGATCCCGCCAAGGTCGGCTTGACACTCTCCCTGGCGATCCGTTTCATACCCGTGCTGTTCGCGCTGGTCGGCGAGGTCCGCGAGGCGCAGAAGGCGCGCGGCCTCGAAGGCAACGTCGTCGCCGTGGTGATGCCGCTGCTGGTGCGCACCCTCAAGATGGCCGACGACCTCGCAGACGCGATCGCGGCGCGCGGCTACGACGCCGAATGA
- a CDS encoding CLC-type chloride channel protein — translation MLPDPLRAWLERSWMRRLARQKVRSSEPLMILLCAPLGAFVGLVVVGLHALVSWLHVVAFSLPPGASLSSGVGADPLRMLVVPAAGGAALALFAALGRRLRPGGVVDPVEANALFGGRMSLRDSFRLVGATIVSNAAGASLGMEAAYSQIGSGVLSRAGQWLHLRRADLRIFVAAGAAAAIAAAFNAPLAGAFYAFELVLGSYSPAALAQIATAALAGTLTMRATVGVAPIFVVAPQSAALDAWAYPLFAAIGVAAAAIGIATMRAATTTEKLLYRLPQPRWIGPAIGGALISGIAVGFPQVLGSGHGAIQALLDDTPGILPLLLLLVAKALASAISVGSGFRGGLFSSSLYLGCLFGAAAAQAICALVPQFAAQQTAFALVGMGAVAASVVGAPVTMVLLVLEATGSFPLALGVLAGVVTAATVTRYTFGYSFATWRFHQRGKRIRSPHDVGWIADLTVVRLLRGDARTVRDNLPLLRLREEVPLGSRTRVFAVDEAERYVGSIDVATAHDPDLDAAAPGLVAGDLASHRHVFLLPEMNIRMALMRFETSELETLPVLAGGEARRVLGYVTEAYALRRYSREMESLRNAELGERGPLSGEAAED, via the coding sequence ATGCTTCCCGATCCCTTGCGCGCGTGGCTGGAGCGCAGCTGGATGCGCCGCCTCGCGCGGCAGAAGGTGCGCTCCAGCGAGCCCCTGATGATTCTGCTGTGCGCGCCCCTCGGCGCGTTCGTCGGGCTGGTCGTGGTGGGGCTCCACGCGCTCGTCTCGTGGCTTCACGTCGTCGCGTTCTCGCTGCCGCCCGGGGCCAGTCTTTCCTCCGGCGTCGGCGCGGACCCGCTGCGCATGCTGGTGGTGCCGGCGGCGGGCGGCGCGGCGCTGGCGCTGTTCGCCGCGCTCGGGCGGCGGTTGCGGCCGGGCGGCGTCGTCGACCCGGTCGAGGCGAACGCGCTGTTCGGCGGGCGGATGTCGCTGCGGGATTCCTTCCGCCTCGTCGGCGCGACGATCGTCTCCAACGCCGCCGGGGCGTCGCTGGGGATGGAGGCGGCCTACAGCCAGATCGGCTCCGGGGTGCTGTCGCGCGCCGGCCAGTGGCTGCATCTGCGTCGCGCCGATCTCCGTATCTTCGTGGCGGCGGGGGCCGCCGCCGCGATCGCCGCGGCCTTCAACGCGCCTCTCGCCGGGGCGTTCTATGCGTTCGAACTGGTGCTCGGCAGCTACAGCCCCGCGGCGCTCGCGCAGATCGCTACGGCGGCGCTGGCGGGCACCTTGACGATGCGGGCGACCGTGGGCGTCGCGCCGATCTTCGTCGTCGCGCCGCAATCCGCGGCGCTCGACGCCTGGGCCTATCCGCTGTTCGCGGCGATCGGCGTCGCCGCCGCCGCAATCGGCATCGCCACCATGCGCGCCGCCACCACCACCGAAAAGCTGCTCTACCGCCTGCCGCAGCCGCGCTGGATCGGACCGGCGATCGGCGGCGCGCTGATCAGCGGCATCGCCGTGGGGTTTCCGCAGGTGCTCGGCAGCGGCCATGGCGCGATCCAGGCGCTGCTCGACGACACGCCGGGAATTCTGCCGCTGCTGCTGCTGCTGGTGGCGAAGGCGCTCGCCTCGGCGATCTCGGTGGGCTCGGGGTTCCGCGGCGGTCTGTTCAGTTCGTCGCTCTATCTCGGCTGCCTGTTCGGCGCTGCCGCCGCGCAGGCGATCTGCGCGCTGGTGCCGCAGTTCGCGGCGCAGCAGACCGCCTTCGCCCTGGTGGGGATGGGGGCGGTCGCGGCGTCGGTGGTCGGCGCGCCGGTGACGATGGTGCTGCTGGTGCTCGAAGCCACCGGCAGCTTTCCGCTCGCGCTCGGCGTGCTCGCGGGGGTCGTCACCGCCGCCACCGTCACCCGCTACACCTTCGGCTATTCGTTCGCGACTTGGCGCTTCCACCAGCGCGGCAAGCGCATCCGCTCGCCGCACGACGTCGGCTGGATCGCCGATCTGACCGTCGTCCGTCTTCTCCGCGGCGACGCGCGCACGGTGCGCGATAATCTGCCGCTGCTGCGGCTGCGCGAGGAGGTGCCGCTCGGCAGCCGCACCCGGGTGTTCGCGGTGGACGAGGCCGAGCGCTACGTCGGTTCCATCGACGTCGCCACCGCCCACGATCCCGACCTCGACGCCGCCGCGCCCGGACTGGTGGCGGGCGATCTCGCAAGCCATCGACACGTGTTCCTGCTGCCCGAGATGAACATCCGCATGGCGCTGATGCGCTTCGAGACGTCGGAACTGGAAACCTTGCCGGTGTTGGCGGGCGGCGAGGCGCGCCGGGTGCTCGGCTACGTCACCGAGGCCTATGCCCTGCGCCGCTATTCCCGCGAGATGGAAAGCCTGCGCAACGCCGAACTCGGCGAACGGGGGCCGCTCAGCGGCGAAGCCGCCGAAGACTGA
- a CDS encoding Secreted protein, producing the protein MIGTTFTRAASAGLVLGSALFVAACAQQSSPPQQVRTENPSVTYTYLGDQELISANQKATLYCTQFQAVPSTKMISETADGKKQVVFDCVPSTPALQPSASYMPGTSHTVRTDQELLSAQRNADLYCLNQGNQRAVSTVAANADGSKTLSSRCVP; encoded by the coding sequence ATGATCGGAACGACGTTCACACGCGCCGCGAGCGCGGGTTTGGTCCTCGGCTCCGCACTCTTCGTCGCCGCGTGCGCGCAGCAGTCCTCGCCGCCGCAGCAGGTGCGCACCGAGAACCCGAGCGTGACCTACACCTACCTCGGCGACCAGGAACTGATCTCCGCCAACCAGAAGGCGACCCTCTACTGCACCCAGTTCCAGGCGGTGCCGAGCACCAAGATGATCTCCGAAACCGCCGACGGAAAGAAGCAGGTGGTGTTCGACTGCGTGCCGAGCACCCCGGCGCTCCAACCCTCGGCCAGCTACATGCCGGGCACCAGCCACACCGTCCGCACCGACCAGGAGCTCCTCTCCGCGCAGCGCAACGCCGACCTCTACTGCCTCAATCAGGGCAACCAGCGCGCGGTCTCCACGGTGGCGGCGAACGCCGACGGCAGCAAGACCCTCTCCTCCCGCTGCGTGCCGTAA
- the bioY gene encoding Biotin transporter BioY — MTVKDMVYAALFAALTAALGLLPMVAVPGLPVPIHAQSLGVMLAGGVLGAKRGGLAMVVFMALVAAGLPLLSGGRGGIGIFLGPTGGFALGYIPGAFVTGWFVERFWPRLNFVAAMVACAIGGIGMVYLLGIPWLAVAAKISFAKAAAGSLAFVPGDLVKAGLAALVAVSMKKSYPMIGRR; from the coding sequence ATGACGGTCAAGGACATGGTTTACGCCGCGCTGTTCGCGGCGCTCACGGCGGCGCTCGGGCTGCTGCCGATGGTCGCGGTGCCGGGGCTGCCGGTGCCGATCCACGCCCAGAGCCTCGGCGTGATGCTGGCGGGCGGCGTTCTCGGCGCGAAGCGCGGCGGCCTCGCGATGGTGGTGTTCATGGCGCTGGTGGCGGCCGGCCTGCCGCTGCTCTCCGGCGGTCGCGGCGGCATCGGCATCTTCCTCGGCCCGACCGGCGGTTTCGCCCTCGGCTATATCCCCGGCGCGTTCGTCACCGGCTGGTTCGTCGAGCGCTTCTGGCCGCGCCTCAACTTCGTCGCCGCGATGGTCGCCTGCGCGATCGGCGGCATCGGCATGGTCTATCTCCTCGGCATTCCCTGGCTCGCGGTGGCGGCGAAGATCAGCTTCGCCAAGGCGGCCGCCGGTTCGCTCGCGTTCGTCCCCGGCGATCTCGTGAAGGCGGGGCTCGCCGCGCTGGTGGCGGTGTCGATGAAGAAGTCCTATCCGATGATCGGCCGCCGCTGA
- the glgX gene encoding Glycogen operon protein GlgX homolog, giving the protein MDMTAVKQRVEAGDPSRLGATWDGEGTNFALYSAFADRVELCLFDDDGRETARITLPEYTNEIWHGYLPGVGPGTLYGYRVHGPYDPENGHRFNPHKLLVDPYAKALWGAWDWTPAHYGYDLDGDDLTFSTLDSAPAMPKCVVALPEMFNFESDEKPKVPWSETIVYEAHVRGLTRREPLIPEAQRGTFDGLGHPATVDYLKSLGVTSVELLPVQFFVDDPFLVAKGLRNYWGYNTLGFFAPQRRYLGPKGMLGFRDMVRAFHDAGIEVILDVVYNHTAEGNEMGPTLAFRGIDNRSYYRLMPDAPRHYINDTGTGNTLNITNPRVLQMVLDSLRYWATDMHVDGFRFDLGTILGREAHGFDPHGGFFDAINQDPVLSRVKLIGEPWDIGPGGYQVGGFPPGLAEWNDKYRDAVRDFWRGEPGLLGDFAARLAGSGDVYDLRGRRAWSSVNFVTAHDGFTLADLVSYDEKHNDANGEDNRDGHDHNRSCGYGAEGPTDDPEIRALRERQKRNFLATLFLSHGTPMLLGGDEFGRSQGGNNNAYCQDNEISWIDWEGIDDDGRALLDFVRRLIALRRAQPLFRRDSFRDGMEVRWMTPAGAEMGLDDWASPANALQVRLIRPDLVPQPVWSDALLAFNACAEPVRFVLPPRPRGWTVELDTDIDHHEKIVVRGGGEGIELTGRSVVLCV; this is encoded by the coding sequence ATGGACATGACCGCAGTGAAGCAGCGCGTCGAGGCGGGCGATCCCTCGCGGCTCGGCGCGACGTGGGACGGCGAGGGGACCAATTTCGCCCTCTATTCGGCGTTCGCCGACCGCGTCGAACTCTGCCTGTTCGACGACGACGGCCGCGAGACCGCGCGCATCACCCTGCCGGAATACACCAACGAAATTTGGCATGGCTATTTGCCCGGCGTCGGCCCCGGCACGCTCTACGGCTATCGCGTCCACGGCCCCTACGACCCCGAGAACGGCCACCGCTTCAATCCCCACAAGTTGCTCGTCGACCCTTACGCCAAGGCGCTGTGGGGCGCGTGGGACTGGACTCCGGCGCACTACGGCTACGACCTCGACGGTGACGATCTCACGTTCAGCACCCTCGACAGCGCTCCGGCGATGCCGAAGTGCGTGGTCGCGCTGCCGGAGATGTTCAACTTCGAGAGCGACGAAAAGCCGAAGGTGCCGTGGTCGGAGACGATCGTCTACGAGGCCCACGTGCGCGGCCTGACCCGGCGCGAGCCGCTGATCCCCGAGGCGCAGCGCGGCACCTTCGACGGCCTCGGCCATCCGGCGACGGTCGACTATCTCAAGAGCCTCGGCGTCACCTCGGTGGAGTTGCTGCCGGTGCAGTTCTTCGTCGACGATCCGTTCCTGGTCGCGAAGGGGCTGCGGAACTACTGGGGCTACAACACTCTCGGCTTCTTCGCGCCGCAGCGCCGCTACCTCGGGCCGAAGGGGATGCTCGGCTTCCGCGACATGGTGCGCGCCTTCCACGACGCCGGCATCGAGGTGATCCTCGACGTCGTCTACAACCACACCGCCGAAGGCAACGAGATGGGGCCGACGCTCGCCTTCCGCGGCATCGACAATCGCAGCTACTACCGCCTGATGCCCGACGCGCCGCGCCACTACATCAACGATACCGGCACCGGCAACACCCTCAACATCACCAATCCGCGGGTGTTGCAGATGGTGCTGGATTCGCTGCGCTACTGGGCCACCGACATGCACGTCGACGGCTTCCGCTTCGATCTCGGCACCATCCTCGGGCGCGAGGCCCACGGCTTCGACCCCCACGGCGGTTTCTTCGACGCGATCAACCAGGACCCGGTGCTGAGCCGCGTCAAGCTGATCGGCGAACCGTGGGATATCGGCCCCGGCGGCTATCAGGTCGGCGGCTTTCCCCCCGGTTTGGCGGAGTGGAACGACAAGTATCGCGACGCCGTGCGCGACTTCTGGCGCGGCGAGCCCGGCCTGCTGGGGGATTTCGCCGCCCGCCTCGCGGGGTCGGGCGACGTCTACGACCTGCGCGGGCGGCGGGCGTGGTCGAGCGTAAACTTCGTCACCGCCCACGACGGCTTCACCCTCGCCGATCTCGTCAGCTACGACGAGAAGCACAACGACGCCAACGGCGAGGACAACCGCGACGGTCACGATCACAACCGCAGCTGCGGTTACGGCGCCGAGGGTCCGACCGACGATCCGGAGATTCGCGCCCTGCGCGAGCGACAGAAGCGCAATTTTCTCGCCACCCTGTTTCTCTCCCACGGGACCCCGATGCTGCTGGGGGGCGACGAATTCGGCCGCAGCCAGGGCGGCAACAACAACGCCTATTGCCAGGACAACGAAATCTCCTGGATCGACTGGGAGGGCATCGACGACGACGGCCGCGCCCTTCTCGACTTCGTCCGCCGCCTGATTGCCCTCCGCCGTGCGCAGCCGCTGTTCCGCCGCGACAGCTTCCGCGACGGCATGGAGGTGCGCTGGATGACCCCGGCGGGCGCCGAGATGGGGCTCGACGACTGGGCGAGCCCTGCGAATGCGCTCCAGGTGCGGCTGATCCGTCCCGATCTGGTGCCGCAGCCGGTGTGGAGCGACGCGTTGCTCGCCTTCAACGCCTGCGCCGAGCCGGTGCGCTTCGTTTTGCCGCCGCGGCCGCGCGGCTGGACCGTCGAACTCGACACCGACATCGACCATCACGAAAAAATCGTCGTCAGGGGCGGCGGGGAAGGGATCGAATTGACCGGCCGCAGCGTTGTTCTGTGCGTCTGA
- the acsA gene encoding Acetyl-coenzyme A synthetase, with translation MEIRKVATIDDVTEAEIAVHLREEGYHHPPPRFIAQANLTDPDIYRRFSLDNFPECFKEYADLLSWDKYWEKTLDTSNAPFWRWFAGGRLNACFNCVDRHLDKHRNKTAIHFVPEDEDEPIQHITYQELFMRVNELAAFLRNFCGLRTGDRVTLHLPMTAELPITMLACARIGVIHSQVFSGFSGRAVVDRMIDSGSSILITMDGYYRNGILQNHKAQADEACEHAQVHDFHIDKVLIWQRHPGRYIGKRPLVEGRDFIVNEMLKDYRHTTIDPVSMPAEAPLFLMYTSGTTGKPKGCQHSTGGYLAYVAGTSKFIQDIHPEDVYWCMADIGWITGHSYIVYGPLALGASTVVYEGTPTYPNAARPWRIAEELGVNIFHTSPTAIRALRRAGPDEPKKHNYRFKHMTTVGEPIEPEVWKWYYEVVGKGEAVIVDTWWQTETGGFLCSTVPALHPMKPGSAGPGVPGIHPVIYDDDGHEIPRGANRAGNICIRNPWPGIFQTIWNDPERFVRSYYARYNKKENSTDWRDWPYFASDGAVQTEDGYFRILGRIDDVINVAGHRLGSKEIESAALTVAEVAEAAVVPVADEIKGRIPDLYIALKPGCRPSKELQERISAAVVEEISPIARPRRVWIVPDMPKTRSGKIMRRVLAAISAGQDTGDVSTLANPEVVAELRKMAQAS, from the coding sequence ATGGAGATCAGGAAAGTCGCCACCATCGACGACGTGACCGAGGCGGAGATCGCGGTCCACCTGCGCGAGGAGGGCTACCACCATCCGCCGCCGCGCTTCATCGCCCAGGCCAACCTCACCGATCCGGACATCTACCGCCGTTTCAGCCTCGACAATTTTCCCGAGTGCTTCAAGGAATACGCCGACCTTCTGAGCTGGGACAAATACTGGGAAAAGACCCTCGACACCTCGAACGCGCCGTTCTGGCGCTGGTTCGCGGGTGGGCGCCTCAATGCCTGCTTCAACTGCGTCGACCGCCACCTCGACAAGCACCGCAACAAGACCGCGATCCATTTCGTCCCCGAGGACGAGGACGAGCCGATCCAGCACATCACCTACCAGGAACTGTTCATGCGGGTGAACGAGCTCGCGGCGTTCCTGCGCAACTTCTGCGGCCTCAGGACCGGCGACCGCGTCACCCTGCATCTGCCGATGACCGCCGAACTGCCGATCACGATGCTCGCGTGCGCGCGCATCGGCGTGATCCACTCGCAGGTGTTCTCGGGCTTTTCCGGCCGCGCGGTGGTCGACCGGATGATCGACAGCGGCTCCTCGATCCTCATCACCATGGACGGCTACTACCGCAACGGCATCCTCCAGAATCACAAGGCTCAGGCCGACGAGGCGTGCGAGCACGCCCAGGTCCACGACTTCCATATCGACAAGGTGTTGATCTGGCAGCGCCACCCCGGCCGTTACATCGGCAAGCGTCCGCTCGTCGAGGGTCGGGACTTCATCGTCAACGAGATGCTCAAGGACTACCGCCACACCACCATCGACCCGGTGTCGATGCCCGCCGAGGCGCCGCTGTTCCTGATGTACACCTCGGGCACCACCGGCAAGCCCAAGGGCTGCCAGCATTCCACCGGCGGCTATCTCGCCTACGTCGCGGGCACCTCCAAATTCATTCAGGACATCCACCCCGAGGATGTCTACTGGTGCATGGCCGACATCGGCTGGATCACCGGGCATTCCTACATCGTCTACGGTCCGCTGGCGCTCGGCGCGTCGACGGTGGTGTACGAGGGCACGCCCACCTATCCCAACGCCGCCCGGCCGTGGCGCATCGCCGAGGAGCTGGGCGTCAACATCTTCCACACCTCGCCGACCGCGATCCGCGCGCTGCGCCGCGCCGGGCCCGACGAGCCGAAGAAGCACAACTACCGCTTCAAGCACATGACCACGGTGGGCGAGCCGATCGAGCCCGAGGTGTGGAAGTGGTATTACGAGGTGGTCGGCAAGGGCGAGGCGGTGATCGTCGATACCTGGTGGCAGACCGAGACCGGCGGATTCCTCTGCTCCACCGTGCCGGCGCTGCATCCGATGAAGCCGGGCAGCGCCGGGCCGGGGGTGCCCGGCATCCATCCGGTGATCTACGACGACGACGGCCACGAGATTCCGCGCGGCGCCAACCGCGCGGGCAACATCTGCATCCGCAATCCCTGGCCGGGGATCTTCCAGACCATCTGGAACGACCCGGAGCGGTTCGTGCGCTCCTATTACGCGCGCTACAACAAGAAGGAGAACAGCACCGACTGGCGCGACTGGCCGTATTTCGCCTCCGACGGCGCGGTGCAGACCGAGGACGGCTATTTCCGTATTCTCGGCCGCATCGACGACGTCATCAACGTCGCCGGGCACCGCCTCGGCTCCAAGGAGATCGAGAGCGCCGCGCTCACCGTCGCCGAGGTGGCGGAGGCGGCGGTGGTGCCGGTGGCCGACGAGATCAAGGGCCGCATTCCCGACCTCTACATCGCCCTCAAGCCCGGCTGCCGCCCGAGCAAGGAGCTGCAGGAGCGGATTTCCGCGGCGGTGGTGGAGGAGATCAGCCCGATCGCCCGGCCGCGGCGGGTGTGGATCGTCCCCGACATGCCGAAGACCCGTTCGGGCAAGATCATGCGGCGTGTGCTCGCGGCGATTTCCGCCGGGCAGGACACCGGCGACGTCTCGACTCTCGCCAACCCCGAGGTGGTCGCCGAACTGCGGAAGATGGCGCAGGCGTCGTAA